A section of the Primulina eburnea isolate SZY01 chromosome 1, ASM2296580v1, whole genome shotgun sequence genome encodes:
- the LOC140839299 gene encoding uncharacterized protein isoform X3: protein MGENEGWSETGGPLPNGLLPGAGPIMMPLDTERWLKAEERTAELIACIQPNQLSEERRNAVADYVQRLIMKCFPCQVCTFGSVPLKTYLPDGDIDLTAFSQDQVLKDTWANQVRDMLENEEKNENAEFHVKEVQYIQAEVKIIKCLVENIVVDISFNQVGGLCTLCFLDEVDNLINQNHLFKRSIILIKAWCYYESRILGAHHGLISTYALETLVLYIFHVFNNSFHGPLEVLYRFLEFFSNFDWDSFCVSLWGPVAISSLPDVTAESPRKDSGELLLSKLFLDACSSVYAVVPGGQENNGQPFVSKHFNVVDPLRVNNNLGRSVSKGNSFRIRSAFAFGAKRLARLIECPKENLVYEVNQFFMNTWERHGSGHRPDAPGADSWRLKLSNPDGFRESKNVLSGKRINEKSFLETEMQGNVSGVSHENLKVSTSMVPTSEFSAASHTQSLKSQFNLNSIQGIGRDPAFDQAAINIKAQKDLKGNHLINDNQGRFLFARTRSSPELTDAYGDVSSQVRCSVQAETTNSRDPSVRLDKSNRRKNLGSESLERPKSRSSNDDTLSVRHVEPQPILDTTADSNSNSHSHNQDFGLDSMSEDFSSTPTVQMMQQEEQDIVNMMASASLQGFNGQVHLPLNLTSPHVPFQIPPSFLGSMGYTQRNIPGFAPTNFPFMDPSFANVQFAHGLVSPQMTPYFPGVELTLPSEDSVEQSVENFGSVEMNSREVNNDTWHDQGIGSSGNYEPESKNFETIQSDDKPPELSSGLKYIPPFRASGATRVQNKHARGKHGSVLENSDSFVNQDIRNNEVYAEERSASSRFSSATHSNSLRSRTSSESSWDGSSVKTPKSTKEKWGKKIFSTDQSASHGKGKNMSERIPNQAEDDDQEWGTLLNLESEIVERNTGSEQDTSLQIPRHHMSGLEVAQTSGSDSMMPFAPMLIGNGLRQGINDNSGLITFYPTGPPIPFLTMLPLYNIPPETGTSDASSGHFGGDDTLDPSESGQNSISEEFDHLEDFNSCSSLRGVTITGASDEQKSDILNSDFASHWQNLQVGRFCQNPRYHAPMVYPSPVMVPPVYLQGQFPCDNTGRTHSTNTNIFSQLMTSYGHHLVPIAPLHSVSSRPPYVYQRYMDDMPRYRSGTGTYLPNPKLSVRERHSSSTRRGNYNHDRNDNYGDREGNWNANSKSRAATRSHNRSQPDKSNTRTGRLAPSESRAERSWNAYRHESIPSYQSQNGPSRSNPSQNGPQNLAYSMHPMSAASPNGVSNGPSVPPMVMLYPFDHNASYSSHVEPLEFGSLGPVAFSGINDPLQLNEGSRTGMDNRLNGGPEHRSSPDQPSSPHHYRKM from the exons ATGGGAGAAAATGAGGGATGGTCTGAGACAGGTGGGCCGTTACCGAATGGCCTTTTGCCTGGTGCAGGCCCAATAATGATGCCACTCGACACTGAACGGTGGCTGAAAGCAGAGGAGAGAACTGCTGAGCTCATTGCATGCATTCAGCCCAATCAACTGTCCGAGGAGCGCCGAAATGCTGTTGCTGATTACGTGCAGCGACTCATTATGAAGTGTTTCCCTTGCCAG GTCTGTACTTTTGGCTCTGTTCCTTTGAAGACTTATCTGCCTGATGGAGACATTGATTTGACTGCTTTTAGCCAGGATCAAGTTTTAAAAGATACATGGGCCAATCAGGTGCGTGATATGTTAGAGAATGAGGAGAAAAACGAAAATGCTGAGTTTCATGTGAAGGAGGTTCAATACATCCAAGCAGAA GTGAAGATAATTAAATGTCTTGTTGAAAATATTGTGGTGGATATATCTTTTAATCAAGTTGGTGGGTTATGTACACTGTGCTTTCTCGACGAG GTTGATAACCTGATTAATCAGAATCATCTGTTCAAGCGTAGTATCATATTGATCAAGGCCTGGTGCTATTATGAAAGCCGTATATTGGGTGCTCATCATGGACTTATATCTACTTATGCCCTGGAGACCTTAGTTCTTTACATTTTTCATGTGTTCAACAATTCTTTTCATGGACCTCTTGAG GTTCTTTATcgttttctggaattcttcagCAACTTTGACTGGGACAGTTTTTGTGTTAGCTTATGGGGGCCTGTAGCAATTAGTTCACTACCTGATGTAACTG CTGAATCTCCTCGAAAGGACAGTGGAGAATTGCTACTCAGCAAGTTATTTCTTGATGCTTGTAGCTCTGTTTATGCTGTAGTCCCTGGTGGCCAGGAAAATAATGGACAACCATTTGTTTCCAAACATTTTAATGTAGTTGATCCTTTGCGCGTGAACAACAATCTTGGGCGCAGTGTTAGTAAAG GTAACTCTTTTAGGATAAGAAGTGCATTTGCCTTTGGAGCTAAAAGACTGGCTAGACTAATTGAATGCCCGAAAGAGAACTTAGTTTATGAAGTAAATCAGTTCTTTATGAATACATGGGAAAGACATGGCAGTGGTCATCGGCCTGATGCGCCGGGGGCTGATTCATGGCGCTTGAAATTATCAAATCCAGATGGCTTTCGTGAGTCTAAGAATGTATTGAGTGGGAAAAGGATTAATGAAAAGTCTTTCCTTGAGACAGAGATGCAAGGAAATGTCAGTGGTGTTTCccatgaaaatttaaaagtttcGACCTCAATGGTACCAACAAGTGAGTTTTCTGCAGCTTCTCACACACAAAGCTTAAAAAGTCAATTCAATTTGAACAGCATACAAGGTATTGGGAGAGACCCAGCTTTTGATCAGGCTGCAATTAATATTAAAGCTCAAAAAGACCTGAAAGGCAATCATTTGATTAATGACAACCAGGGGCGGTTTCTTTTTGCAAGAACACGCTCTAGTCCTGAGCTGACTGATGCATATGGTGATGTCTCGTCTCAAGTGCGGTGCAGTGTACAAGCAGAAACTACCAATTCTCGTGACCCTTCTGTTAGGCTTGATAAGAGTAATAGGAGAAAGAATCTTGGATCTGAAAGTTTGGAGAGGCCTAAAAGTCGTTCTTCGAATGATGACACTCTGTCTGTGAGGCATGTTGAACCCCAGCCAATTCTGGATACTACAGCTGACTCCAACAGCAATTCACATAGTCACAACCAAGATTTTGGTCTAGATTCGATGAGCGAGGATTTTTCATCCACCCCCACTGTCCAGATGATGCAACAGGAAGAACAAGATATAGTGAACATGATGGCATCTGCTTCGCTTCAAGGTTTCAACGGCCAAGTTCATCTTCCATTAAATTTAACATCACCTCATGTACCTTTCCAAATTCCTCCATCCTTTCTTGGCTCAATGGGATACACTCAACGAAATATACCTGGATTTGCTCCTACCAATTTTCCTTTTATGGATCCATCTTTTGCAAATGTGCAATTTGCTCATGGATTAGTTTCACCCCAAATGACCCCTTATTTTCCTGGTGTTGAACTGACTTTACCTTCTGAAGATTCCGTTGAACAAAGCGTTGAAAATTTTGGTTCGGTAGAAATGAACTCCAGAGAAGTCAATAATGATACCTGGCACGATCAAGGTATTGGCTCCTCTGGCAATTATGAACCCGAGAGCAAAAATTTTGAGACAATCCAATCTGATGATAAACCACCGGAGCTGTCATCTGGTTTAAAATATATCCCTCCATTTCGAGCAAGTGGTGCTACAAGAGTTCAGAATAAGCATGCAAGGGGAAAACATGGATCGGTGCTGGAAAATAGTGATAGTTTTGTTAATCAGGATATTAGAAATAATGAGGTTTATGCGGAAGAAAGATCAGCAAGTTCTAGGTTCTCGTCAGCAACTCATAGCAATTCTTTGAGAAGTAGAACTTCTTCAGAAAGCTCCTGGGATGGATCATCAGTGAAGACTCCTAaatctacaaaagaaaaatggggaaagaaaatattttctacAGATCAATCTGCCAGCCATGGGAAAGGCAAAAATATGTCTGAGCGTATACCTAATCAGGCTGAGGATGATGACCAGGAATGGGGTACCTTGTTAAATTTGGAGAGTGAAATTGTAGAAAGGAACACAGGATCTGAGCAAGATACTTCTTTGCAGATTCCAAGGCATCATATGTCTGGCTTGGAAGTTGCTCAAACTAGTGGATCTGACTCGATGATGCCATTTGCTCCAATGCTAATAGGTAACGGGTTGAGGCAGGGAATAAATGATAATTCTGGATTGATTACTTTCTATCCTACTGGGCCACCAATCCCATTTTTAACAATGCTTCCACTGTATAATATTCCCCCCGAGACCGGAACTTCTGATGCATCAAGTGGCCATTTTGGAGGAGATGATACTTTAGATCCGAGCGAATCTGGGCAGAATTCTATTTCTGAGGAATTTGATCATTTAGAGGATTTCAACTCCTGTAGTTCTTTGAGAGGGGTGACAATCACGGGTGCTTCTGACGAGCAAAAGTCTGATATTCTTAATAGCGACTTTGCTAGCCATTGGCAAAATTTACAGGTTGGAAGATTCTGTCAAAATCCAAGGTACCATGCCCCGATGGTCTATCCTTCACCGGTGATGGTCCCTCCTGTCTATCTCCAAGGTCAGTTTCCTTGTGACAACACTGGCAGAACGCATTCAACCAACACAAACATCTTCTCTCAGCTTATGACTAGTTATGGCCACCATCTGGTTCCTATTGCACCACTTCACTCGGTTTCCAGTAGACCTCCCTATGTATACCAACGTTACATGGATGATATGCCAAGATATCGCAGTGGGACTGGAACATACCTACCTAATCCA AAGCTTTCTGTCAGGGAGCGGCATTCATCTAGTACAAGAAGGGGAAATTATAACCATGACAGGAATGATAATTATGGTGACAGAGAAGGTAACTGGAATGCTAATTCGAAATCACGAGCTGCTACCCGCAGTCACAATCGCAGTCAACCTGATAAATCTAACACAAGAACCGGTCGATTGGCTCCTAGTGAGAGTCGTGCTGAGCGGTCATGGAATGCATATAGGCACGAGTCGATCCCTTCTTACCAGTCGCAGAATGGCCCTTCGCGCTCAAATCCTAGTCAGAATGGCCCTCAAAATTTGGCTTACAGCATGCATCCCATGTCAGCTGCAAGTCCCAATGGCGTTTCTAATGGACCTTCTGTTCCACCAATGGTGATGCTGTACCCATTTGATCATAATGCCAGCTACAGTTCTCATGTTGAACCACTTGAGTTTGGTTCTTTGGGTCCGGTAGCTTTTTCTGGTATAAACGATCCATTACAACTAAATGAGGGAAGTCGAACGGGGATGGATAATAGACTTAATGGGGGCCCTGAGCACAGGTCATCACCTGATCAACCATCTTCCCCTCATCATTACAG GAAGATGTGA